From one Catenuloplanes nepalensis genomic stretch:
- a CDS encoding NAD(P)-dependent oxidoreductase, producing the protein MKLTVLGATGGTGVQVLRRAAAAGHDVTAVVRDPSRLPSDLSGLTVVTANAMDPDAIGDAISGRDAVVSAMGPREGRAPTTVCADSAAAIVTAMRRHGVRRLAVVSNSGMHVDNQDGPFTRYVVKPILKRVLAHAYADMRRMEDLVAATGLDWTIVRPPMLTDGAHTGRYRTELGRNVRGGNRISRADLADALLRCLADPRTVRTTVAVAN; encoded by the coding sequence ATGAAACTCACCGTCCTCGGCGCGACCGGTGGCACCGGCGTCCAGGTGCTGCGGCGCGCGGCCGCGGCCGGTCACGACGTCACCGCCGTGGTCCGCGACCCGTCCCGCCTGCCTTCGGACCTGTCCGGCCTGACCGTCGTCACCGCGAACGCGATGGACCCGGACGCGATCGGCGACGCGATCTCCGGGCGGGACGCGGTCGTCTCCGCCATGGGCCCGCGCGAGGGCCGCGCGCCGACCACGGTGTGCGCGGACAGCGCGGCCGCGATCGTCACCGCGATGCGCCGGCACGGCGTGCGCCGCCTGGCCGTGGTCAGCAACAGCGGCATGCACGTCGACAACCAGGACGGACCCTTCACGCGGTACGTGGTGAAGCCGATCCTGAAGCGCGTGCTCGCCCATGCGTACGCGGACATGCGGCGGATGGAGGACCTGGTCGCGGCGACCGGCCTGGACTGGACGATCGTCCGCCCGCCGATGCTCACCGACGGCGCGCACACCGGCCGCTACCGCACGGAGCTGGGCCGGAACGTCCGCGGCGGCAACCGGATCTCCCGCGCCGACCTCGCCGACGCGCTGCTGCGCTGCCTGGCCGACCCGCGGACCGTCCGCACCACGGTCGCGGTCGCGAATTGA
- a CDS encoding alpha/beta fold hydrolase, producing MTIFDELAGALTGTDGDRPPLLLIHGLTFDRRQWDPLLRELPGRRALALDLPGHGESPRRAGYRAAEVIDLLHRSAVAAGLDAPIVVGHSLGAVLATGYAARFPARGVLNLDQPLLLGPFGEHVRRSAPMLRDDRWRRVWDGLLAGMGVEALPEEGRRLVESCEPRADQLLDHWGEILELPDEVLAARVRDELAAIDAHDIPYRWVTGHEPPAAYRAWFASAAPRAETVLLPGGHFPHLSHPAAIATLLTD from the coding sequence ATGACGATCTTCGACGAGCTCGCCGGCGCGCTGACCGGCACGGACGGCGACCGGCCTCCGCTGCTGCTGATCCACGGCCTCACGTTCGACCGGCGGCAGTGGGATCCGCTGCTGCGCGAGCTGCCCGGCCGGCGCGCGCTCGCGCTCGACCTGCCCGGCCACGGCGAGTCACCGCGCCGGGCCGGTTACCGCGCCGCCGAGGTCATCGACCTGCTCCATCGATCGGCGGTCGCGGCCGGGCTGGACGCGCCGATCGTGGTCGGCCACTCGCTCGGCGCGGTGCTCGCGACCGGCTACGCGGCCCGTTTCCCGGCCCGCGGCGTGCTGAACCTGGACCAGCCGCTGCTGCTCGGCCCGTTCGGCGAGCACGTGCGCCGGTCCGCGCCGATGCTGCGCGACGACCGCTGGCGCCGCGTCTGGGACGGCCTGCTGGCGGGCATGGGCGTCGAGGCGCTGCCGGAGGAGGGCCGCCGGCTCGTGGAGTCCTGCGAGCCCCGTGCCGACCAGCTGCTCGACCACTGGGGCGAGATCCTGGAGCTGCCGGACGAGGTGCTGGCCGCCCGGGTCCGCGACGAGCTGGCCGCGATCGACGCGCACGACATCCCCTACCGCTGGGTGACCGGCCACGAGCCACCGGCCGCCTACCGGGCCTGGTTCGCCTCGGCCGCGCCCCGGGCGGAGACCGTGCTGCTGCCCGGCGGCCACTTCCCGCACCTCTCCCACCCGGCGGCGATCGCCACACTTCTCACGGACTGA
- a CDS encoding TetR/AcrR family transcriptional regulator — protein sequence MSTRDRIVTAAAGVIRDRGLARATTREIALAAGLSEAALYKHFRDKTDIFLAVLGERGPTTLVAVLGGLPGRVGAEPVAAVLREVVLAAVDFYEHGFPMAGSLFSDPALFAAHRTRLRERDSGPQVPVEALAAYLAAERRLGRVAAGADPAAAAGLLLGAAFQRAFLGNFTDTGDAEAFATALVETLLTGLRP from the coding sequence GTGAGCACGCGCGACCGCATCGTCACCGCCGCCGCCGGCGTCATCCGGGACCGCGGGCTGGCCCGCGCGACCACCAGGGAGATCGCGCTGGCCGCCGGGCTGTCCGAGGCCGCGCTCTACAAGCACTTCCGCGACAAGACCGACATCTTCCTCGCGGTGCTCGGCGAGCGCGGCCCGACCACGCTGGTCGCGGTCCTCGGCGGGCTGCCCGGCCGGGTGGGTGCGGAGCCGGTCGCGGCGGTGCTGCGCGAGGTCGTGCTGGCCGCCGTCGACTTCTACGAGCACGGCTTCCCGATGGCCGGCTCGCTCTTCTCCGACCCGGCGCTGTTCGCCGCGCACCGGACCCGGCTGCGCGAACGTGACTCCGGCCCGCAGGTGCCGGTGGAGGCGCTGGCCGCCTACCTCGCGGCGGAGCGACGGCTCGGCCGGGTGGCGGCCGGCGCGGACCCGGCGGCCGCGGCCGGCCTGCTGCTCGGCGCCGCGTTCCAGCGCGCGTTCCTCGGCAACTTCACCGACACCGGCGACGCGGAGGCGTTCGCCACCGCGCTGGTCGAGACGCTGCTCACGGGGCTCCGGCCGTAA